The genome window CTGGAGCCGCCGGACGGCAGCGGTGACCCGTAGTTGCTCTCCATGTTCCCCTCCCCTGGGCTGCGTGGGTGATGCCGCGGGCACCGGCCCGGACTGCGCGCATTCCACCCGGAGAACGGCGAGCACGCCAAGATAAATGACGTGCCCGCCGCACGGGTTGCTCAGGCCTTGAAGGTCAGCAGGGGCGCCAGCCGCGCCACCTCGCGGACGATGCCGGCCTCCACCTGCGAGTCCACCACCGGGCGGATGGGCTTGTACGCCGCCGGGGCCTCCTCGACGCGCCGCTCCGCCCGGAGGCTGATGCAGTCCACGCCGGTGAGGCCCAGCGCCGCCTCGCTGTGGTCCGCCCCGCCGCGCGCCATGGAGAAGCGCGAGCGGGCCCGCCCCGCCCCGTGGGACGCGGACTCCAGCGAGCGCGCGTCGCCACACCCCACCATGAGGAAGGACGTGGCCCCCATGGAGCCGGGGATGATGACGGGCTGCTCCAGCCCCGCCGGGCACGCGCCCTTGCGCGCCAGCCACCCGCCCTCGTACGGCAGCGTGAGGTTGTGCGGCACGTCGTACACGAGCGGCGCCTCCACCTCGCCGAACAGCTCGCGCAGCGTCTGGCGCAGCAGCTCCGCCAGCAGCAGCCGGTTGAGGAAGGCGTAGTTGGCCGCCGTCGCCTCGGCCTCCAGGTACTCGGCCACCAGCCGCTCGTCGCCCAGCGGGAGGATGCCGCTGTCCGGGAAGGGCGCCCCCACGGGCCACGCCTTGCGCGCCCGCTCCTGCCAGGCCACGCCCACGTGCTTGCCCACGTCGCGGCTGCCGGAGTGAATCATGAACGCGAGCTGTCCCTCGCGCACACCCCACTGCCAGGCCCGCGCCCGGTCCTCCACGGCCTCCACCCGCTGCACCTCCACGAAGTGGTTGCCGCCGCCAATGGTGGCCAGCCCCGCGTCGCGCACCACGCCCTCGCGGGTGAAGGCGTCCGGCGCCCAGCCCGGCGCGCCCTTCAGCCCGCCGCCCAGGTGGATGCGGCCCACCTCCGCGTCGAGCTGGGCCAGGTCCGCCCGGCCCGCGCAGCCCAGCGGCGTGTCCAGCGTCTCCAGCAGCCAGCCGGGGATGCCGTCGCGCAGCAGCGCCTCCGAGGCGCGCGAGGACAGGGCCACGTCCCGCGTGCCGAAGAAGTAGTGGCCCTTCATCCGCTCGACGAAGGCGTCCCGCTTCGCCAGGAAGGCGTCGACGGAGAGGTCCGCGACATGCAGGCGCATGCCGCAGTTGATGTCGGTGCCGATGGCGCCGGGGACGACCAGGTCCTTCGTCGTGTGCAGCACCGAGCCGATGGCCACGCCGGAGTCACCCGGGTGGAAGTCGGGGGTGGCGCGCACGCGCAGCACCTGGCCACCACCGGGGTGCTTCAGTGCGGCGAGGTTGGCGAGCTGCCGGAAGGCCTTGCCCTCCACGGGCAGGTCCGGCGGGAGGAGCACCTCGGCGGGCGGCGCATTCGCGTCGCTCAGGAGGCGCACGGAGTAGAGGCGACCGTCATAGGTCACCTCGAGCCCCTCACGGGCAAGCGCCCGCAGGAGCCGATTCAGTTTCGGCTGCATGACCCAACTCTTGAATGGCCCCGGTGCCCGCGTACGGGCCACCGGGGGGACGTGACGGATGAGATGGTGGGACCTTCGGGTCAGCAGCCGCGGTCACCAGACGGCACGAGGCCGTCGTCACCGTGCACGGACGTCAGGCGGTTCGGTTCCTGACGGCCCTGCGCTACACCGAGGCGGACAGGCCGCCATCCACGTTGATGGCGGCGCCGCTGATGTAGCCGCCCCGGGGGGACAGCAGGAAGGCCACGAGGTCGGCGAACTCGTCCGCACGTCCCACGCGGCCCAGGGGGATGCCGGCGTGGCGCGCCATCTCCGTCTGGAACGACTCCACCGGCTTGCCCACCTCCTGGGCCCGGCGCACCCACTGGCCGCTCTCGATGATGCCCACCAGGACGGCATTCACGCGGATGCCGTGCGGCCCCAGCTCCTTCGACAGCGCCTTCGTCAGCGCCAGCCCCGCCGCGCGCGACACCGACGAGGGCGTGGAGTGGGCCCCGGGCGTCTTCGCCGAAATCGCCAGCACGTTGACGATGGAGCCGCCCCCGGCGTCTCGCAGGAAGGGCATCGCCTGCCGCGACGCCCGGACGGCGGCGAACAGCTTGAGCTGGAGGTCCGCCTCCCACTCCGCGTCCGTTACCGAGTGGAAGGGCCGCCCCGCCGCGGAGCCGGCGTTGTTCACCAGCGCGTCCACCCGCCCGAAGCGCGCGTGCGCCGCGTCCACGAAGTGCTCCACCTCCCAGGCCTTCGACACGTCCGCCTGGATGGTGAGCACGTCCCCACCCTCGGCGCGCAGCGAGGCCGCGGTGGCCTCCAGCCGCTCCGGGCCGCGGGCACAGAGGGCGACCTTCGCCCCCTCGCGCACGAGCCTCCGGGCCAGCGCCGCGCCCAGCCCGTCCGAGCCCCCCGTCACCAGCACCACCTTGCCACCCAGCTCCAGGTCCACGTGCTTCCTCCTTCACGGGCGCCCACCGCCCGGGTGGCAGGTCCACGCCTCCACCCGGGGGCCGGGCCGCCGTGCGCCGGAGGCTACGCCATCACGCCGGCTGCTTCATCGGCTGACGCTTCTTGTCGAAGGCCGCCAGCGTGGTGGCGATTTCCTGGTTCACCGCCCGGAGCATGTCCTGCTTCTCGCGGAACGGGAGGAAGGCGCTCTTGAAGCCGGAGACGATGATGGTGGCCAGGTCCTCCAGCGCGAGGCCCAGCTCCTTGTGCGCGGTCCACAGCTCCTTCGTCACCGTGGTGTCGGTGATGAGGCGGTTGTCGGTGTTGATGGTCACCCGCAGGCCGTAGTCGAAGTAGAACTTCAGCGGGTGCGCGGACAGGCTGGACACCGCGCCCGTCTGCACGTTGGAGGTGGGGCAGACCTCCAGTGGAATCCGGTGGTCGTTGACGTAGTTGAGCAGGTCGCCGTCCTCGCGCAGCCGGGTGCCGTGGCCGATGCGGTGCGCGCCCAGGTTGTGGATGGCCTGGGAGATGGACTCGGGGCCGTAGGCCTCACCCGCGTGGGCGGTGCAGTTGACGTTGTTCTTGAGGATGAGCTGGAAGGCGTCCTTGTGGTCCTTGGCCGGGAAGCTGGCCTCGGCGCCGGCGAGGTCGAAGCCGATGACGCCCCGGTTCTTGTAGGCCACCGACAGCTCCGCCAGCCGCATGGACGTCTGCGGGTTGATGTGGCGGATGCCGCAGACGATGACGCCGCACTTGATGCCCGTCTCCTTCTTCGCGGCGCGCAGGCCCTCGAGCACCGAGTCGATGACGGTGGTCATCTTCAGGCCCTTCTGGAGGTGGAGCGCGGGGGAGTAGCGCACCTCCAGCCAGCGCACGTTCTCCGCGGCGGCGTCGACCGCCAGCTCGTACGCGGCGCGGTAGAGCGCGTCCGCCGTCTGGAGCACGGAGAGCGTCACGTCGAAGGCGACGAGGTACTCCTCCAGGCTCTTGCACACCTCGCCCATGTGGATGGCCTTGGCGAGGCCCTCCACGGTGTCGGCGGGCAGCTTCACCTTCTGCTGCTCGGCGAGCTCCAGAATCGTCTTCACCCGCATGGAGCCATCCAGGTGGCAGTGCAGGTCCGTCTTGGGCAACGCGAGCAGCAGCTCCTCCGTCACCGCCAGCGTGGGGGGCGGAGTGAAGTCCGTCCGCCGGGCGGAGGAGGGGATGCCGGTGGCGTTGGGAAACTCGTCTTCACGAATCGTAGGCATGGTCCAAGTTCCTTCCTTGCGCCATCCTCCAAACCATGTCGCCCCGCGCCTGTCCATGCATGCCCCTGTTGCCCGCCCTGGCGCTGACACTGGTGGCCATGGCGGGGTGCCGGGAACCGGCCGAGACGGCCTTCCGGTATTCCACCGACGCCTCCTCGCGCGCCGGGCTGGTGGCCCTGGCGGACGGCGTCATCACCGGCAACGAGGCCGGCACGGTGGTGCGGCTGGACCGGCTGGGACTCCCCGTGTGGCGGGTGGCGCTCGGCCGGGAGGTGGCCACCCGGCCCGCACTGGCCGGAGACAGCGTCATCGTCGGCACGGTGGCGGGGGACCTGGTCCGGCTTTCCATCTCGGACGGGGCGGAGCGCTGGCGGCTGACGGGAGAGCCTCCCGTCCTCACCCCCATCGTGGCGGACGAGGAGGGGGCCTCCGTGTACCTCGTGGCCCCGGACGGCGCCGTGCGCGCGCACGCGGTGGACACCGGCAAGGTCCGGTGGCGGTACCCTGCCCCGAAGACTCCAGGGGGCACGCCGGAGGCGACGCGGGCCCTTCCCAGCCCCGTCCTCTCGGGAGGACTGCTGGTGGTGTCACAGGGAGACGCGGGGCTCCTCCTGGCCCTCTCCACGGCTGACGGCTCCCTGGCCTGGCAGCGGGACGTGCGGGACATGGTGGGAATGGTGTCGTGGCGCGACGCCCTCTACGCGAGCACGCGCAAGGGGGGCGTCCTGGCGCTGAGCCTGCGGGATGGGAGCCCCCTGTGGGAACAAGCCCCCGCGGCCACCGTCACCGGCCCTCCATCCGTGGCGCTGGGGACGCTCTGGGTGGGGACCTCGGGGCCCGAGTCGGCCTGGCTCGTGGGTCTGGCCCTCGCGGATGGGAAGGAAGTGGCCCGCGTCCCGCTGCCGGCACCGCTCGTCAGCGGGGTGGC of Pyxidicoccus xibeiensis contains these proteins:
- a CDS encoding RtcB family protein — encoded protein: MQPKLNRLLRALAREGLEVTYDGRLYSVRLLSDANAPPAEVLLPPDLPVEGKAFRQLANLAALKHPGGGQVLRVRATPDFHPGDSGVAIGSVLHTTKDLVVPGAIGTDINCGMRLHVADLSVDAFLAKRDAFVERMKGHYFFGTRDVALSSRASEALLRDGIPGWLLETLDTPLGCAGRADLAQLDAEVGRIHLGGGLKGAPGWAPDAFTREGVVRDAGLATIGGGNHFVEVQRVEAVEDRARAWQWGVREGQLAFMIHSGSRDVGKHVGVAWQERARKAWPVGAPFPDSGILPLGDERLVAEYLEAEATAANYAFLNRLLLAELLRQTLRELFGEVEAPLVYDVPHNLTLPYEGGWLARKGACPAGLEQPVIIPGSMGATSFLMVGCGDARSLESASHGAGRARSRFSMARGGADHSEAALGLTGVDCISLRAERRVEEAPAAYKPIRPVVDSQVEAGIVREVARLAPLLTFKA
- a CDS encoding SDR family NAD(P)-dependent oxidoreductase, giving the protein MDLELGGKVVLVTGGSDGLGAALARRLVREGAKVALCARGPERLEATAASLRAEGGDVLTIQADVSKAWEVEHFVDAAHARFGRVDALVNNAGSAAGRPFHSVTDAEWEADLQLKLFAAVRASRQAMPFLRDAGGGSIVNVLAISAKTPGAHSTPSSVSRAAGLALTKALSKELGPHGIRVNAVLVGIIESGQWVRRAQEVGKPVESFQTEMARHAGIPLGRVGRADEFADLVAFLLSPRGGYISGAAINVDGGLSASV
- the add gene encoding adenosine deaminase, whose protein sequence is MPTIREDEFPNATGIPSSARRTDFTPPPTLAVTEELLLALPKTDLHCHLDGSMRVKTILELAEQQKVKLPADTVEGLAKAIHMGEVCKSLEEYLVAFDVTLSVLQTADALYRAAYELAVDAAAENVRWLEVRYSPALHLQKGLKMTTVIDSVLEGLRAAKKETGIKCGVIVCGIRHINPQTSMRLAELSVAYKNRGVIGFDLAGAEASFPAKDHKDAFQLILKNNVNCTAHAGEAYGPESISQAIHNLGAHRIGHGTRLREDGDLLNYVNDHRIPLEVCPTSNVQTGAVSSLSAHPLKFYFDYGLRVTINTDNRLITDTTVTKELWTAHKELGLALEDLATIIVSGFKSAFLPFREKQDMLRAVNQEIATTLAAFDKKRQPMKQPA
- a CDS encoding outer membrane protein assembly factor BamB family protein, which gives rise to MPLLPALALTLVAMAGCREPAETAFRYSTDASSRAGLVALADGVITGNEAGTVVRLDRLGLPVWRVALGREVATRPALAGDSVIVGTVAGDLVRLSISDGAERWRLTGEPPVLTPIVADEEGASVYLVAPDGAVRAHAVDTGKVRWRYPAPKTPGGTPEATRALPSPVLSGGLLVVSQGDAGLLLALSTADGSLAWQRDVRDMVGMVSWRDALYASTRKGGVLALSLRDGSPLWEQAPAATVTGPPSVALGTLWVGTSGPESAWLVGLALADGKEVARVPLPAPLVSGVASVRDEVLLVPTGGREGRLVALKQPGWERAFTLRTDTPLRTRPVVLGDQVFVLGLDGRVLSWRLRPPEP